In a single window of the Bacillus rossius redtenbacheri isolate Brsri chromosome 8, Brsri_v3, whole genome shotgun sequence genome:
- the LOC134535283 gene encoding uncharacterized protein LOC134535283, which translates to MEARHLICKFNSLDCLQEDGFAGEEAEAAAASGGGGMKAALLLLAAAALLHAQQLQMWRTAWQLCRSALQLWRSLRRATSPLPADLRACVDSLGDNVERALNRSLPT; encoded by the exons ATGGAGGCGCGTCACTTAATCTGCAAGTTCAACTCCCTGGATTGTCTGCAAGAAGATGGTTTTG CGGGAGAAGAAGCAGAAGCAGCGGCGGCCAGCGGAGGTGGCGGCATGAAGGCGGCGCTGCTGCTGCTCGCGGCGGCGGCGCTGCTGCACGCTCAGCAGCTGCAGATGTGGCGCACAGCCTGGCAGCTGTGCCGCTCCGCCCTGCAGCTGTGGCGGAGCCTGCGCCGCGCTACGTCACCGCTGCCCGCGGATCTGCGCGCCTGCGTCGACAGCCTGGGAGATAACGTCGAGCGGGCACTCAACCGCTCCCTTCCCACCTGA